The Fusarium oxysporum Fo47 chromosome II, complete sequence genome includes a region encoding these proteins:
- a CDS encoding fungal-specific transcription factor domain-containing protein, with amino-acid sequence MTGSDNSSSNRPTARRKDPACGTCRKKCRKCDRKRPICDRCRTKGLHCEGYPPRFQFQETLTVTHSQSSSQEVTADSLDASPSQPVILSQSPPELSMPSDPVAARLSASLSPEYPVLETSALTLASPQTSATLSLSPDVVSFTVSPSAHNDLHNDIATNRHIIDYYISVDQTLSEHFIIHVPGLDNPFREYILPLAYQHQGILHALLGLSACHMHNTGHANSQRLVTVSLGYRLSAIRSLASLLHKEDTSRLTPTEEEYVLAMVLLLVLHDVCESGVSTHGAHLTGVSFLCKRIACLDTSPRRSKTAMFLISALSWLDMLRGFSGAEKLSYSTEVRECVRDHGSLSLHTLVGCPPVIFFKIGQVLEAGKAYLAGDLPVEQFEQLLDGAEKFFRGWDPDQAVYPTNHQEWRRLAEAYRHACLLRVMRFPDAFAISCDDPQIKASVSAVLDVCATIPRDSVFYKRLLFQLFLAGADTCSPHQIHYASWCINEIKHSTGFQHPAMTDLLTKVWDERRTNPRGWSNVPWMEFV; translated from the exons ATGACAGGTAGTGATAATTCATCCTCAAATCGCCCAACTGCCCGTCGCAAAG ACCCGGCTTGTGGGACATGCCGCAAAAAGTGTCGAAAATGCGATCGGAAACGTCCCATTTGCGATAGATGCCGCACCAAAGGCCTTCATTGCGAAGGATATCCTCCGCGTTTTCAATTTCAAGAGACATTGACGGTAACTCACAGTCAATCCAGCTCTCAGGAAGTCACAGCAGATAGCCTTGATGCCTCGCCTTCACAGCCTGTGATCTTAAGTCAGTCACCTCCAGAATTGTCAATGCCGTCTGATCCCGTTGCTGCAAGACTGTCGGCTTCACTTTCGCCTGAATACCCTGTCCTTGAAACgtcagccttgaccttggcgtCGCCCCAAACATCAGCGACTCTATCACTGTCGCCAGACGTTGTGTCCTTTACTGTCTCGCCATCCGCACACAATGACCTGCACAACGACATTGCGACGAATCGACATATTATTGACTACT ATATCTCAGTTGACCAAACGCTAAGCGAGCATTTCATAATTCATGTACCGGGATTAGACAACCCGTTCAGAGAATATATTCTGCCCCTTGCCTACCAGCATCAAGGCATTCTGCATGCGCTACTCGGATTATCGGCATGTCACATGCATAACACTGGACACGCGAACAGTCAGAGACTAGTCACGGTATCTCTTGGGTACAGACTATCAGCGATACGATCTCTTGCTTCTCTGTTGCACAAAGAAGACACCTCACGACTAACACCCACTGAGGAGGAATATGTTCTGGCTATGGTATTACTGCTCGTGTTGCACGAT GTCTGTGAATCAGGCGTCTCAACACATGGGGCTCACCTGACAGGCGTATCGTTCCTATGCAAACGGATCGCCTGCCTTGACACCTCGCCTAGGCGTTCGAAAACAGCCATGTTCCTTATTTCCGCCTTATCTTG GCTGGACATGCTGCGAGGCTTCAGCGGTGCTGAAAAGCTGTCCTACTCCACCGAAGTACGAGAATGTGTACGAGATCACGGAAGTCTTAGTCTTCATACACTCGTTGGCTGCCCGCCTGTGATATTCTTCAAAATTGGGCAAGTTCTCGAAGCAGGTAAAGCTTACCTAGCGGGAGACCTGCCAGTTGAACAGTTTGAGCAATTGCTTGACGGCGCTGAGAAGTTCTTCCGCGGCTGGGATCCCGATCAAGCCGTTTATCCCACCAACCACCAAGAATGGCGACGCCTAGCCGAGGCATACAGACACGCATGCTTGCTCCGCGTGATGAGGTTTCCCGACGCCTTTGCGATCTCATGCGATGACCCTCAGATCAAAGCCTCCGTCTCCGCGGTCCTCGATGTCTGTGCTACAATACCGAGAGACAGCGTGTTTTACAAGCGTTTACTATTTCAGCTGTTCCTGGCTGGAGCCGATACATGCTCTCCGCATCAAATACACTACGCAAGCTGGTGCATCAACGAGATCAAGCACTCTACAGGCTTCCAGCACCCGGCCATGACTGATCTATTGACCAAAGT
- a CDS encoding major facilitator superfamily domain-containing protein, translated as MDRSFDITTETGAASIHGGIIPLEPLNPKAKIRTANQASTNNDSDTQLNPPVPEEENASSAQDSNGLGISRTRGVIVIVTLAGISFLNTMGSGILIAALPKIADDVGLSENLILWPAAVYALAAGCLLLIFGAIADVVGAKLMWVTGSFLFVAFTLAVGLAQTGIQVILFRTLLGASISMCLPTAVSLIANTFPKGPWRNVAFAINGMGSPLGYALGLVLGGIFTDTIGWRWAYYMSAIINFCLSTGAIWSLPSVYTPSERKWTTRLMHEIDWVGATTMSVALGMLLYVLAMISSSYKRLDDPQNIALLTVAIILLAAFPFWMDYQVKRGKPALIPNSLWKNRSFTSVCIAVFLCWASLNGIEYFTTLYFQKVEGLSALESSLRFLPHVIMGVAVNIITGFLIAKVKVRTLAVVSALVTMVAAPLMATVDVGENYWLAPFWAMFLSPVNPDVLFTVSNLVISDAYPPEMQSLAGGVFNEVAQFGNSVGLAITAAIAASVTEHSNITERQEALMKGYRAAFWTIFASCSTVTIVVWLGLKKGGIVGRKQD; from the exons ATGGACCGCAGCTTCGATATCACGACGGAAACGGGCGCTGCGTCGATTCACGGCGGCATCATTCCCCTAGAACCCCTCAATCCGAAAGCGAAGATAAGAACAGCCAATCAAGCCAGCACCAACAATGACAGCGACACGCAACTGAACCCTCCAGTTCCCGAAGAGGAAAATGCTTCAAGCGCACAAGACTCAAATGGTCTGGGGATATCCAGGACAAGAGGTGTCATTGTCATCGTCACTCTTGCGGGCATCAGCTTTCTCAATACCATGGGCTCCGGCATTCTCATCGCTGCGCTTCCCAAAATTGCTGACGACGTTGGCCTCTCTGAGAACCTCATCCTCTGGCCCGCAGCGGTGTATGCGCTCGCAGCTGGATGCCTATTGCTCATCTTCGGTGCCATCGCTGATGTTGTCGGGGCCAAATTGATGTGGGTTACCGGGAGTTTTCTCTTTGTCGCTTTCACGTTGGCTGTTGGTCTTGCGCAGACAGGCATTCAGGTCATTCTTTTTCGCACTCTACTTGGAGCCTCGATATCGATGTGCTTACCTACAGCTGTCAGCTTGATAGCCAATACCTTCCCCAAGGGACCTTGGAGAAATGTCGCGTTTGCGATCAACGGCATGGGCAGTCCTCTTGGCTACGCTCTCGGCCTCGTTCTTGGAGGTATCTTCACCGATACGATCGGCTGGAGATGGGCTTACTACATGAGCGCAATTATAAACTTTTGTCTGTCCACAGGCGCAATCTGGTCGCTTCCCTCTGTTTATACTCCATCAGAGCGGAAATGGACGACGCGCTTGATGCATGAGATTGACTGGGTTGGAGCTACCACTATGAGTGTTGCGCTCGGCATGCTGCTCTATGTCCTTGCCATGATCTCATCGTCGTATAAAAGGCTGGATGACCCGCAAAATATTGCACTGTTGACCGTTGCCATTATTCTGTTAGCTGCATTTCCCTTCTGGATGGACTATCAGGTCAAGCGCGGAAAGCCAGCCTTGATACCCAACAGCCTCTGGAAGAATCGGTCTTTCACATCAGTTTGTATTGCTGTCTTCTTGTGCTGGGCTTCGCTGAATGGTATTGAGTATTTCACAACGCTATA CTTCCAAAAGGTCGAGGGTCTGTCGGCTCTAGAAAGCTCCCTCAGATTTCTACCGCATGTCATCATGGGTGTGGCggtcaacatcatcactgGCTTCCTCATCGCCAAAGTTAAGGTTCGCACGTTAGCTGTTGTCTCAGCACTTGTGACAATGGTGGCCGCCCCTCTGATGGCCACCGTTGACGTTGGTGAGAACTACTGGCTTGCTCCTTTTTGGGCCATGTTCCTTTCACCCGTCAATCCGGATG TATTATTCACTGTGTCAAACCTCGTGATTTCCGACGCTTACCCCCCAGAGATGCAGTCCCTCGCTGGTGGTGTCTTCAACGAAGTCGCTCAATTTGGCAACTCAGTCGGTTTGGCCATTACCGCCGCAATTGCTGCTTCAGTTACAGAGCACTCCAACATCACGGAACGCCAAGAGGCTTTGATGAAAGGGTATCGGGCTGCATTCTGGACCATCTTTGCCAGCTGCAGCACTGTCACCATTGTAGTATGGCTTGGTTTGAAGAAGGGCGGTATCGTTGGAAGGAAGCAGGATTAA